The following are encoded together in the Strix aluco isolate bStrAlu1 chromosome 13, bStrAlu1.hap1, whole genome shotgun sequence genome:
- the SLC6A7 gene encoding sodium-dependent proline transporter, with protein sequence MKKTRQQHLREPVTPELLVSPSSQDGELGSECPEDRGNWTGRLDFLLSCIGYCVGLGNVWRFPYRAYTNGGGAFLVPYFIMLAICGIPIFFMELSLGQFSSLGPLAVWKISPLFKGVGMGTILIVSLVAIYYNMIIAYVLFYLFASLTSDLPWQHCGNWWNTDLCLDHHIIKAGNTTFPVNITNTVSPSEEYWSRYVLHIQGSSGIGDPGRIRWNLCLCLLLSWTIVYLCILKGVKSSGKVVYFTATFPYLILVMLLIRGVTLEGAWKGIRFYLTPQFDHLLSSKVWIEAALQIFYSLGVGFGGLLTFASYNTFHQNIYRDTFIVTLGNAITSILAGFAIFSVLGYMSQELGVPVNQVAKAGPGLAFVVYPQAMTMLPLSPFWSFLFFFMLLTLGLDSQFAFMETIVTAVTDEFPYYLRPKKASFSAVICIALFLMGLILTTEGGMYWLVLLDDYSAGFGLMVVVITTCLVVTRVYGMKRFCRDIHMMLGFKPGPYFRACWMILSPATMMALLVYNIIKYQPSEYGSYRFPTWAEVLGILMGVLSFLMIPLGMVVAVLREEGTLWERVQQASRPAMDWGPSLEENRTGMYVASLAGSQSPKPLMVHMRKYGGITSYENTAIEVDREMEEEEEEESMM encoded by the exons ATGAAGAAGACTCGGCAGCAGCATCTCCGGGAG CCAGTGACACCAGAGCTCCTGGTGAGCCCCAGCAGCCAGGACGGGGAACTGGGCTCCGAGTGCCCGGAAGACAGAGGGAACTGGACAGGGCGTCTGGATTTCCTCCTCTCCTGCATCGGATACTGCGTGGGCCTCGGAAACGTCTGGAGGTTCCCCTACAGGGCTTACACCAATGGAGGAG GAGCTTTCCTGGTTCCTTACTTCATCATGCTGGCCATCTGTGGGATCCCCATCTTCTTCATGGAGCTGTCACTTGGCCAGTTCTCCAGCCTGGGGCCGCTTGCTGTCTGGAAGATAAGCCCTCTCTTTAAAG GAGTTGGCATGGGCACGATCCTCATCGTCTCCCTGGTGGCCATTTACTACAATATGATCATTGCTTACGTTCTCTTCTACCTCTTTGCATCCCTCACAAGCGACTTGCCCTGGCAGCACTGCGGCAACTGGTGGAACACCGACCTGTGCCTGGACCACCACATCATCAAGGCGGGGAACACCACCTTCCCCGTCAACATCACCAACACCGTCAGCCCCAGCGAGGAGTACTGGAG CCGGTACGTCCTGCACATCCAAGGGAGCTCTGGGATCGGGGATCCCGGGAGGATCCGCTGGAACTTGTGCCTGTGCCTGCTCCTTTCTTGGACTATCGTCTATCTGTGCATCCTAAAGGGAGTCAAATCCTCTGGCAAG gtCGTGTACTTCACCGCCACCTTCCCGTACCTCATCCTGGTGATGCTGCTCATTCGTGGTGTGACCCTGGAGGGGGCCTGGAAGGGGATCCGGTTTTACCTCACACCCCAGTTTGATCACTTGCTGTCTTCCAAG GTGTGGATCGAGGCAGCCCTGCAGATTTTCTACTCTCTTGGGGTAGGCTTTGGGGGCCTCCTCACCTTCGCCTCATACAACACCTTCCATCAGAATATATACAG GGACACCTTCATAGTGACCCTGGGCAATGCCATCACCAGCATCCTTGCAGGGTTTGCCATCTTCTCCGTTTTGGGATACATGTCCCAGGAGCTTGGGGTCCCTGTTAACCAGGTGGCAAAAGCAG GTCCTGGCCTAGCTTTTGTGGTGTACCCGCAGGCCATGACAATGCTCCCCCTTTCTCCATTCTGGTCTTTCCTGTTCTTCTTCATGCTGTTAACCTTAGGCCTAGACAGCCAG TTTGCCTTTATGGAGACCATTGTTACAGCAGTGACAGATGAATTTCCCTACTACCTGCGGCCAAAGAAAGCTTCTTTCTCAGCTGTCATCTGCATTGCTCTCTTCTTGATGGGGCTCATCCTCACAACAGAG GGTGGGATGTACTGGCTGGTCCTACTGGATGACTACAGTGCTGGCTTTGGTCTCATGGTGGTGGTGATCACCACCTGCCTCGTGGTGACACGTGTCTATG ggaTGAAGAGGTTCTGCCGAGATATCCACATGATGCTGGGCTTCAAACCAGGGCCCTACTTCAGAGCCTGCTGGATGATCCTGTCACCGGCAACGATGATG GCTCTGCTGGTGTACAACATCATCAAGTACCAGCCCTCTGAGTACGGCAGCTACCGCTTCCCCACCTGGGCCGAGGTCTTGGGCATCCTCATGGGAGTTCTCTCCTTCCTGATGATTCCCTTGGGCATGGTGGTGGCTGTGCTCCGAGAAGAAGGAACACTGTGGGAG CGAGTCCAGCAAGCCAGCCGGCCCGCCATGGACTGGGGCCCATCGCTGGAGGAGAACCGGACCGGCATGTACGTGGCGAgcctggctggcagccagtcCCCCAAGCCACTGATGGTCCACATGCGGAAATACGGGGGCATCACCAGCTACGAGAACACGGCTATTGAGGTGGACcgggagatggaggaggaggaggaagaggagtccATGATGTGA